The DNA region AACTGTTTCTGTCATATTTTATTTTTCATCAAAGTTAGTTTGTCTTTACGTCAAAATGTGTCGTCCTATTTGTCAATGTTGAGTTTTGTGCGACTGCTCGGAAATACTGACGCACAACGGTTCGCGTGTATGTGCAGTAGCGGATTAGAAACACGTTCCTGTCCGATTAGCACAAGGTTTCTTAGAGGCACAGACCTTCGATTTACCACTTCACCCGCTATTGCTACATACACGCTGTTATGCCTTCGTTGTTCTTTTCTGTCAATTAATTTACTCGACATTTGTGATAGTTTTATTTCTTTTTTTCCTTAGTCCATTGCCAATAGAAATAAGGAAAAATCGGTAAAGGAAATACTTGTTGAGCGTCAATGTCAGGGAAGAAACCATTAATGGCTAATATTTCAATTCTCATATTTCTTAAAACACCAAATCGGTTCTTATAAAATGGTGCAACTCTAAATCCATAAGTCAATTGATGTTTTCGAGGGACATTTTCTAAAAATGTCAAGGTTGAACCATAAGTATATGCTAAATGATAGCTAATCCATTTTGATGGTCTGTAATCGAACCCTATTGAAAAATTTGGATTCCAACTTTTTTGAAATGTTTTGGATTGAAAATTCAACGAATCGTTGTTTCGCAAAATAAGTTCTCCAATATAATCTAGTCCAGCTGATAGATTAATGTAATATTTGTCTTTGAAATTATATCCCAATGATGGTTTCAGATGAAAGTAAGAGCCGTTTTCCCAAACAGTCAGAGTGGGGGTTTCAAATCTTTGGAGTGTGTCCCAAAAATGCACAAACATTGCTTCAATGCCAATTGTTGGTATAATCCCTTGTTGTTCATTAAATCTATACCTTAAGTTCAAACTTGGGATTGGTTTTTTTAAGTCAGAAAATGCACCGTAAAGCCACGGTAACAAATCTATCTGTGCAGTCAATCTATCAGTTATACCATAAAATGCCCAACTAGGGAACGGTAGTGTTTGAATAGATTGTGCATAAATCCATTCTCCTTTTTTTAGGGTGTAGGGTGTAATTGCGTCTATGGGGTGAAGATACGAGTCGTCATTTAATGGGTTTTCCTTCTTAGTCAAACCAACTTGAGCTATGGCGTTGTTCGTCAGAAAAACTAAGAGTAATATAATTGTCAGAGATGTTTTCATATTTCTGGTTTGTCCTTTCACAATGAGGCATAACGGTCCGGCAGCTTGGCGAAGGAGCGGACTAACGAAGCCGAAATTTTCAATATAGCACTACCGTAAGCAAAACCGCTTGGTGTTGCGAACTTACAATTTTTATCGCAAAAACCAAGCGGTTTTTGCGACAATCGAAGACGAAACGTTCAACTTAGACGGAACTCCGCTCTTTTGCCAAACTGCTTGTTATAGGCTGTGGTTCTGGTCATTGCATTGTTTTTTAACATTTGCTAATTAATCATCAACACGTTTAATATCGTTGTAATATTCTTCTTTCAAATCTTCAATCTTGTCTTTCAATTCTTTTCTCAATTTTCCAGGAAGTGTTTTCAGCTTTTTCAATTGGAAAGCCAGTACAATAGCTGAAATACCCACACAGATAAACGATAAAGCCGTCATCACGACTAATGATATTCCTGTGAAAATCGGATTTGCGATAAGTAAGAATGAAAATATAATCCCCAAAATACTCAAGATTGCTAGATTACCCCATTTTATCACACCGTAATTTTTCAGTTCAAAGGAAAATCCCAATCCTTGAAAAGAACGGAACAGTAAACTAAATCCTATGAAAAATGGCAATGTAGTTGCTGCAACGTCAGGTTTTGATACTAAAACGATACCGATAAGTAAACTAAAAATTCCACTTGTAAGATACCAACCCCAACCCTCGAGTTCATCTTTATTCTGAACGGAAAACACTATTTCCAAAATTCCTGAAAATAGGAAAGTCAGACTAAAAAAAATGGTCAGCGTTAAATAAGTCGCAACAGGAACGCTAAATAAATAGCCCCCAAGTAGGATAAATAATACACCAATGATTGCTGGAATATACCAGTTTTTTACGGTGTTTCGAACTGTTTTAAGAAATGTTGCCATACGATTTGATTAATTTAATTGTTACAAAATTATATTTATTTACTATTCACGGCTTTTTTTATACCATAGCCTATAACGGCAGTCTGTCTAATAACTTCCTTTCTCCGTTAATTTCTTTCACTAATCTACACATTAATTTCAATTTTAAGCAACTTTAAAAAGTCTTTTTTCAAAATAGATTTCTCTAAAATGAAAAATAAAGTGCTGTGAAAACGGCTTAAATTTGCTTGTGGAGAGCGAAAAATAAAAGCCAAGTTCTCTTAGGAACTTTTTGAGCAGGTTTGGGTCTAAAATATTGAAGATTCTACGGAGGTTGAATGCGGTAAAAATCAATCCAACATCTGCCGAAGCTCTATTGATACCTTGTTTTGTCATGATGTAAGAATAATCCCATTGTCTTTTGATGATTCCAAATGGGTGTTCTACAATCGCTTGCCGTTTTTGATATTGTTCGTATCGCTCTTGGATGCGTTGTTTGTTTTCCTCGAGTAAATGTGCATAAGCCGTGCGTTCAATGATTCTTCCTCTATTTCTGGAGGTTTTGGTGCAACGCTCGTAAACAGGACAAGTTTTGCAGGCGGTAGTTTTGTATTGTTGCATTGCCACAGACTCCTGCTTTTTTCGCCCTTGGTGATTTCTGCTTTTTTGATACCAATTTCCGTTGCTAGAAAGCGTTTCTCCTTGCGGACAAGTATAAGTGTTGTTTTCGCTATTGTAAATAAAGTTGGAAACATTGTAGGAAGGATCGGGAGCCATGGAAGAAGATGAGATGTCGGGAACGGCCACCAAGACTTCTACACCCAATTCGTCTGCTTTCACAAATTCTGAACCTGTGTGATAGCCCTTGTCAAACAGGGCTGTAAAATCATTGTGCTCGAGTACTTCTACTGCCTGCTCCAACATACTTCCCATAGCTTTGGAATCGTTTTCATTGGTAACTTCAAAATTGATGGGAATGTTATGTTTAGCATCAACGGTTGATTGCACATTGTATGCAACTTCAGTAATGTAATTGCGAATAATGAGCTGTCTGCTATCCGGGTCTGAGGTGGATATTTGGACTTCACCCGATTCTTCGAGCTGTTTTTCTAAGTCGTGGTATTTTTGCTTGTGAAAGAGGTGTTCTTCGATTTTCTTTTGTGCTTTTGCCTTTTGTTCGCTATCACCATCTTCTTGCGCAAGAACAGCGTTATATTCTTCCAGCTTTGCTTCAATGTAAGCCAAATGACGGTCGATTTTCTTTTGATTAAAGTTGTTCTTTTTTGAATTCTGTGCTCGCAATTTTGTGCCATCACCTGCCAAGAGTTTACCGCCAATCAACTCAAAGTTTTTGGCAAGTTCTACCGTTGCCCGAAACACTTTCTTAATAGCCTTTGGATTATCTTTTCTAAAGTTGGAGATCGTGTTGTGGTCAGGTACTAAATTCCGCATCAACCATTTTACTTCCATATTGCGCACACATTCTTTTTCTAATTGTCGAGAAGAGCGAATGCGGTTCAAATAACCGTAGATAAACAACTTCAACAAATCCGAAGGATGATAAGAAGGTCTTCCGCCTTGCTCGTTTTGTTTTGATTCCGAAAACCCAAATTCACCCAAAGGCAAACTATCCACAAACAAATCAATCAACCGAACTTCGTTATCTTGCTCAATGAGTTCTTCCAAACTGTAAAACTCCACTTGATTTCTATTTTTACCAATGATATATTTCATAAGGCAAATATACTGAAAATCAAACGGATAAGCTAATTATTTAGAGATAAGTTATTAACAATCAATGAGTTAATAAAGAAGAGGTTTTTAGACAGTTTGACGNNNNNNNNNNAAGTTATTAACAATCAATGAGTTAATAAAGAAGAGGTTTTTAGACAGTTTGACGGCTGGTGGCTCAGAGAAGTGGCAATTTTTAAGGTGAATTTAAGCACGAAGCGTAAATTTCTTTTTTACAGTAATCTTCAAAACGAAGCATTTAGTTTGCCATTTCTCTGAACCACAGGTTATAGGCTGTGGTCTTGTGTATAGATTAAAATAAGAAACTAAGACCTAACTTAGTATAATGCCTATTAAATGAGAAATTGGTTGCTTGCGATTGTGTGTTAACGTGATTAGGTTTTGAAAAACTTGTGTTTTCATTTTCTTTACTAATAATACCGTTTGCACTACATTCAAATGTAAGTCTAATTCTGTTTATAAATGTTACTCGCATGCCTAAGAATAAATTTATACCAAAACCTTGTTCATTTTTCATAGTACTGAAAGAAGTATTGTCACTTAAAGAAGTTGATAGACCTTGATATTTACCTGTGTATAAATTTAAGTCTCCACCGCCAAAAACTTGAAAAATCTTTTTATTGACAAAGGATTTTTCAATGCCAACTGAAAAGAAGTTTTTCCCATAAATACCAAGAGTATTTAAAGTATCTTTTTCATATTCTTGTTTTCCATTTACAGAAATCTTACCACTATAATTTTCATAAGCAAAACGCAACGAAAAATCTTTTAAATGTCTCTTTACAAAAAGACCATTGGCAAAAAACATTTTGTTAATAGAACCAGAACCTAATGGGTCAGATGGTACTGACATCCCAGAGAAGTTAAAAAACAAACCTCCTACTTCATAATTTCGTTGAACGTCTTCTTGTGCGTAAAGGCTGTTAAACATTGTTAACAATCCTATTATAAAAATCAGTTTCGTTTTCATGTTTTTATGTATAAAGTTTAGAGGATGGTGTCCGAAAAGTCGGACACCATCCTCTTTAATAAAAAGACTTATTATTTTTTAGTTTTAACTAAATTAACTATGTGTATTGGGGTGAATAAAAAAATCATACAAATAGCTATCCTATAATATAATGCCCTGGACTGTCCGTATAATTTACCTCCTAAACCATGAGATGCTATTACTACTATAGCCATAACTGAAATAGGCATTATTCGTGAAATATTGTGCTTAAACGCATAATGGTGAAAATTACAACCATCTTTCGAACCTAATCTTTTTCTTGTTGAAACACTCCATGCTGAATATGGAATACCAATACCCATAGAGAATAGATATGGATAATTTTCAGAACCACAATCTGCCTTAGCTGCCTTAGGAATAATATTTCCTTCAAATGCATCATCAACAATATCTTGGACACCGTCAAGACCTAATAAAGCGGCTACTTGAAATGCTTTTCCATATTTACGTTGACATTGTTCAATAATAGTATCTGTCGCTTTTTCAATGTTTTTTAACATTGCTATATATTCAGATAAATCAAAAGGGCTGTCTTTGAATATTTCTATAGCTTGCTCTCTTACTATAGTTAAAAAGTACCCTAATTGCTCACTTTTAATAGAGTAAAAACTTTCCAATAAACTTTTAGTTTCGTCATAAGATAAGTTTTCGGCAAACAAGCTAATAGCTATTTCTTTTAATTCATTTTCAGTAAAAGTTTTTGGAAAAACTTTGTTTGAATAGATTTCTTCGATTATTAAATCAAGAAGATTTTCAAATAATTCCTCATTATTTGTCTCATGCCCATTTTGTTCTTTTGAAGTTGAGCAACAATTAATGTTAATTACGATTTCTTTGTTGTTTGTTAATTCTTTCATGATAATATAGTTTTAAAATTTCTGTTATAACGATTATAATTAATTCTTATTGTTCTTTTTCTTTTTTTATCTTGATTATTAAGTATAGTTTTTTGACCATAGCCTATAACGGTTTGCAGCTACCCGAAGGTGGCGATTTGGAACACTAAACTGTCTACACACACCAATGTTTGTTTGGAATGCAAATGTTCGTATCCGCACTTTCCCGCCACTTTTGGGTAGGTGCTGTTATAAGCCGTTTTAATTTCCATTGATTACTTCAATTGCTTTTTCTAAAACTTCGTCTTTCTTTAATTTCAACCCATCAATTGTCGGTTTAACTTCTATGTCAGGAACAATTCCAATTCTTTGAGTTTCCCTGCCGTCTGGATAGTATACTCCAATACCAGTCATATATG from Bacteroidia bacterium includes:
- a CDS encoding IS1182 family transposase, producing the protein MKYIIGKNRNQVEFYSLEELIEQDNEVRLIDLFVDSLPLGEFGFSESKQNEQGGRPSYHPSDLLKLFIYGYLNRIRSSRQLEKECVRNMEVKWLMRNLVPDHNTISNFRKDNPKAIKKVFRATVELAKNFELIGGKLLAGDGTKLRAQNSKKNNFNQKKIDRHLAYIEAKLEEYNAVLAQEDGDSEQKAKAQKKIEEHLFHKQKYHDLEKQLEESGEVQISTSDPDSRQLIIRNYITEVAYNVQSTVDAKHNIPINFEVTNENDSKAMGSMLEQAVEVLEHNDFTALFDKGYHTGSEFVKADELGVEVLVAVPDISSSSMAPDPSYNVSNFIYNSENNTYTCPQGETLSSNGNWYQKSRNHQGRKKQESVAMQQYKTTACKTCPVYERCTKTSRNRGRIIERTAYAHLLEENKQRIQERYEQYQKRQAIVEHPFGIIKRQWDYSYIMTKQGINRASADVGLIFTAFNLRRIFNILDPNLLKKFLRELGFYFSLSTSKFKPFSQHFIFHFREIYFEKRLFKVA
- a CDS encoding DUF308 domain-containing protein — protein: MATFLKTVRNTVKNWYIPAIIGVLFILLGGYLFSVPVATYLTLTIFFSLTFLFSGILEIVFSVQNKDELEGWGWYLTSGIFSLLIGIVLVSKPDVAATTLPFFIGFSLLFRSFQGLGFSFELKNYGVIKWGNLAILSILGIIFSFLLIANPIFTGISLVVMTALSFICVGISAIVLAFQLKKLKTLPGKLRKELKDKIEDLKEEYYNDIKRVDD